From one Dermacentor variabilis isolate Ectoservices chromosome 3, ASM5094787v1, whole genome shotgun sequence genomic stretch:
- the LOC142574013 gene encoding glutathione S-transferase Mu 1-like, with protein sequence MVPVLCYWDVRSLGQPIRNLLVYKGVQFEDKRFKVGPPPEYDKWHEERSTLGLTFPNLPYYVDDDVRLTQSLAILRYLGRKHDLVARNDEETTELNVIEQQARDLCLSLAYVAEPDTKLEHGVESHAKKLGEVLAPWDDFLACRKWTLGDRLTYVDFLLYEGLDWHREFKAETLQRYPHIVEYLKRFEELPNIKEYFASGRYKKWPILSHLRKWGFKKPSEGHE encoded by the exons ATGGTTCCCGTACTCTGCTACTGGGATGTGAGATCCCTGGGACAACCCATCCGCAACCTTCTAGTCTACAAAGGAGTCCAGTTTGAAGACAAGCGGTTCAAGGTCGGCCCTCCTCCCGAGTACGACAAGTGGCACGAGGAGAGGTCCACGCTGGGCCTGACGTTCCCCAACCTTCCGTACTACGTCGACGACGACGTCAGGCTGACCCAGAGCTTGGCCATACTCCGCTACCTGGGAAGAAAGCACGACTTGGTGGCTCG GAACGACGAGGAGACCACAGAACTGAACGTCATCGAGCAGCAGGCGCGAGATCTGTGTCTCTCTCTGGCCTACGTGGCTGAACCAGATACGAAGCTCGAGCATGGTGTCGAATCGCACGCCAAAAAGCTGGGCGAGGTCCTGGCTCCCTGGGACGACTTCCTCGCCTGCCGGAAGTGGACACTGGGGGACAGGCTGACGTACGTGGACTTCCTGCTCTACGAAGGGCTCGACTGGCACCGAGAGTTCAAAGCGGAGACCTTGCAGCGGTACCCGCACATTGTAGAGTACCTGAAGAGGTTCGAAGAACTGCCAAACATAAAGGAGTACTTCGCCTCGGGCCGGTACAAGAAGTGGCCCATCTTGAGCCACCTCAGGAAGTGGGGCTTTAAGAAGCCATCCGAAGGACATGAGTAG
- the LOC142575948 gene encoding glutathione S-transferase Mu 1-like, with product MVPVLAYWNVRSLGQPIRNLLIYRGVEFEDKQYEVGPPPDYSLSAWLKEKYTLGLTFPNLPYYIDDDVRLTQSLAILRYLGRKHDLAARNELETAELDVIEQQARDLCLKLINAATPKPEDEYGLYSYSKMLGEVLKPWDDFLASRKWTMGDRLTYVDFLLYEGLDWHRQFKPCAMKGYMNILEYLKRFEHLPNIEDYFTSDRYKKWPILGYKRTWGFKKTSM from the exons ATGGTTCCCGTACTCGCCTATTGGAACGTCAGGTCCCTGGGACAACCTATCCGCAACCTGCTCATCTACAGGGGAGTCGAGTTCGAGGACAAACAGTACGAAGTCGGGCCCCCGCCCGACTACAGCCTGTCCGCCTGGCTGAAGGAAAAGTACACGCTCGGCCTCACGTTCCCCAACCTTCCGTACTACATCGACGACGACGTTAGGCTGACCCAGAGCTTGGCCATCCTCCGCTACCTGGGACGGAAGCATGACCTGGCTGCCAG GAATGAGCTGGAGACCGCAGAGCTGGACGTGATCGAGCAGCAGGCCCGGGACCTGTGCCTCAAGCTGATAAATGCGGCCACGCCGAAACCGGAGGACGAGTACGGTCTCTACTCCTACTCCAAGATGCTGGGCGAGGTCCTGAAACCCTGGGACGACTTCCTAGCCTCCAGGAAGTGGACCATGGGGGACAGGTTGACGTACGTGGATTTCCTGCTCTACGAAGGGCTCGACTGGCACCGACAGTTCAAACCATGCGCTATGAAAGGGTACATGAACATCCTTGAATATCTGAAGAGGTTCGAGCACCTGCCCAATATCGAGGACTACTTCACTTCGGATCGATACAAGAAATGGCCCATCCTCGGCTACAAAAGGACGTGGGGCTTCAAGAAGACTTCCATGTGA